A region of the Roseiflexus sp. RS-1 genome:
GGAGGGCGCCCGGTTGCTCGACGCCATCACCGACGATGCCGCCCGCATCCGCGCCGAGGCACGCTCGCGTTCGCTCCGCATTGTTGTCACCGATCTCAACTCGCGCAGGCAGAAGATTAACGTCACCATCCCCGCCAGCCTGGTCTCCGTCGGTCTCAAACTTGGCGCGCGCCTCTTTCCGCGCAACGCCGGTGTGACGAACGACGATGTGTTGCGCGCTATCGCGCGCGACACGCCAGGACGCATCTTCGAGTTGCAGGATCTCGAAGAAGGGGAGCGTATCGAGATTTTCGTAGAATAGGAGTCTGCTGCAATGCCAGTTCAACAGGTATCTGTCGGTGAAACGCCCCACGTGCGCTTTGGTCGTTGTGCCGGTTCGTTGCGTGTCGAACCCGGCGAAACCGGCATCGTCGAGGTCTGGACCGAAGCGGACGAGGGGGTTGTGCTGGAACGTGACGACCAGGGTGTCGTCATTCAGGGGATGATCACCGGAGATTGTCGGTTGCGCGCGCCATCGGCTGCAACCGTTTCCGGCGAAGTCGTGGAGGATGGTGTCTTTGTCGCGGGAATGATCTCATTTTCCCTGAACTCCGCCGGGGATGATGTGCGGATCGAGGGAGTCAGCGGAACGGTCACCATTGGTCACGTCGAAGGGGATCTGGTCGTTACCCGCGCCGCAACACTGCGCGTCGGCAATGTGGAGGGGAGCGCGCAGATCACCGCTGTGGAAGGGGCGGTCGTCGTGCGCCGCGTCGAGGACGATCTTACCATCAACGACGCTGGCTCTGTCGAAGTTCAGTATGTCGATGGCGACCTGCACCTTTCCGGCGTGCGCGATGATGCACTCTTCGAGCGCATTGACGGCGATGCCACGATTGAACGTGTCGAACGGTTGCGCGTGACTGACACCATCGACGGTGATGTGAGGATCAACCGGTCGGGCGTGATCGTGCTGAACGATGTCGCCGGTGATGTCGGCGTTGATGAGGTGCAAAGTCTGACGGTCGGCGCAATCTCTGGAACGCTGCACGCCGATGGCGTGGCGGAAGTGGTGCGCTTCCGTGATCTGGACGGCGACCTGCGCCTGCGGCGCAGCGAGCGCGCTGCCGTCGAAGGGGGCAGCGTCAGTGGCGATGTGCGTATCGAACAGACGCGCGCGGTGATGCTCGGGTCTGTCGGTGATAATGCGGATATGCGCGCTATCAGCGGCAATGTCAGCATTGGCAGCGTTGGGGGCGACGCAACATGCATCGACATCGGCGGTGTGCTCAATGCGGGCAGCATCGGCGGCGACCTGACGCTCCGCAGCGTGAGCAGCGCCACCCATATCGGGAATATCGGCGGCGACCTGACGCTGGCGATGCGCTTTGCACCCGACAGTACGATGAAATTGAATGTCGGCGGCGATGCGCGGGTGGAACTTCTCCCTGACGCCAGCCTGACCCTGCGAGCGACCGTCGGTGGAACGGTGCGCGGTCCCGGCGTGGCAGCCAGCGGTGGCATGTTCAGCGCAGTGTACGGTGAAGGCGCTGCACTCCTCGAACTGCTCGTCGGCGGCGACCTGTCGTTGCGTGGCCCGGCGCCGCGGCGGATGAGCGCGATGGGTGAAGGCGCATCCCAATCCGCCAGCGCTGGACAACCGCCCGACGACGATATTGGGCGCTGGGCGGAGCGGTTTGCCGAAGAAATGGGACGCTGGGGCGAGCAGTTCGGGCGAGATATGAGCCGCTGGGCTGAAGAATTCAGCCGGGAAATGGGGGGACGTGGCGACGAGTGGGCGCGCCGCTCTCAACGCAAGGCTGAGCGTCTGCGTCAGCGGATCGAGCGCGACATGCGCGAGGCGGCGGAACGCGCCCGCGAGCGTGCACAGCGCGAGGGGCATCCGCGCGAAGTGCATGTGCGCATCAATGATCGCGAGTGGCGGTTTGATGAAGAGCGTCTGGAACGCATGAAGCGTGAAGCGGCAGCCGCTGCCCAGGCGGGAATCATTGGCGCAATCGAAGCGGTCGAACGCGCTCTCGAAAGTCTGGGCATCCCGCGATCCCGTCCGCCGCACCCGCCCCATCCACCCCATCCACCCGGACCACCACACCCGTCCCAGCCGCCGCACCCGCCCCATCCACCCCATCCGCCCGGACCGCCACACCCGTCCCAGCCGCCGCATCCACCCCATCCGCCCGGACCGCCGCACCCGCCCGAAGCGGCGACCGGCGCAACGATCCGGATCAACGTCACGCAGGCGCCCGATGCCTCTGCACCCGCCGATGAACCGGCGCAGGCGAAGGCGCCTGAGCAGGCTGCGTCACCTTCCGGTGCAACACTCGAAGAGCAACGCGCCGCCATCCTGCGCATGGTCGCCGATGGGCGGATCACGCCTGAGGAAGCCGATCTGCTGCTCGAAGCGCTGGGGACGGATCAGGAGCGCCCGTTCCGCAATGATGATCGCACTGGCATGTAAGGAGCATGCTGCCACATCCCGACGCCCTTTTTCCCTCATCCTCCCTACCCCCTGCTCCCACACGGGGAGAAGGGGGAGTTTGGGCGTTCTGATGGCTGAAACGGGAGATAGCGCGCAGGGGCTTGCCAAAACATCTACCCCTGAGAGATCCCCCGACCCCCTTCCTCCCGCGCGCGGGAGAAGGGGGGGAATTGGGCTTCCTGATGCTCCACATAAGGAGTGCGAGACCAGAAGGCGCCAGAAAACGCTCTATCTGTGAGCCTGGCGCTCCACCATCGCCCGACCGACGATAGAGGGCACGCAGTAATCTCCCTGACAGCCGAGGAATATCGCAAGTTTCGTCGGTGATTCCCGGAGCGTGATTGGGCACAACGGGATCAGCAGATCGAGGAAGACTCCTCGTCCGAGATGCGAAAGCCGGTCGTGGAAACCTCTGCGTGCCCGGCGTTGCGGCGGGGCGTTGTTGCCGCAGAGTCATTGTGGAAAGGCCCTATCACAACCACGCCTGATCTTGACCAGAAGTGCGGCATGACGTATGCTAAACAGCAGTGGGGAATAAGCAGGGGCTGTGGGAGGTGAGACGCACACGCAACGGTCAGAAGGAAGCGCATGGGCTGCGGGTCCTTCCCCGCAGTTGACGAGGTGGAGGTTCCCTGTCGCGCGACAGGGCTAACGTCGGCGTTACCGGCGGAACATCGAGAGATCAGCGGATGCCTCCCAGGCGTGCTGCCGCCTGTAAGCGCTCCGGGAAACCCATCCGGCGACGGATGGAAACAAAGCGCCTTGCAGTCAGCACCCCTTCCTGCAAGACGCATCGAAGACTGTGGATGCCCCGCGCAGTCAGGCGTCATGCCCATTTCACGAGCTGGTTCGGAACCGGTTGCGCGGCGTGTCGCGCAGCGCAGCGACTCTTCGTGCGTGCAGAAAGGAAACGCGCATGTGTGGGATTGTTGGCTATATTGGACCGCGTGAAGCCGGTGAGGTTCTGCTCCACGGTCTGGGGCGGCTCGAATATCGCGGGTATGACTCGGCGGGCATTGCCGTTGATGACGGGCGACAGTTGCAATTACGGCGCAGTGTTGGCAAACTGGCAAACCTGGCGGCACAGTTGCGCGAACAACCGGTCGCCGGGCGTTGCGGCATCGGGCATACCCGCTGGGCGACGCACGGCGGCGTTACCGAGGAAAATGCGCACCCGCACCGCGACGCCTCAGGCGAGATTGTCGTGATCCAGAACGGCATCGTCGAAAACTATCTTGAACTGAAGGAGCGCCTGATCGCGCACGGTCATCAGTTTGCATCGCAGACGGATACCGAAGTCATCGCCCGTCTCCTGGGCGAATACTACGACGAAACCGGGTCGCTCGAACAGGCGATGCGACGCACGCTCGGCGAGTTGCGCGGCGGGAATGCGGTGGTGGCGATGACGCGTCGTGAGCCGGGGCGCATCATCGCCGCGCGCCTGGGGCATGCGGGCGGGATCGTTATTGGCGTGGGCGATGATGAAATGTTCGTTGCGTCCGACGTACCGGCGATCCTCGATTATACCCGGCGCGTCATCTTTCTCGACGACCGTGAGATCGCGGTGATCGACGCCGGTGGCGCAACGATCTCACGGCTCGATGGAACGCCGGTTGCCCGCCCTCCTGTGACCATCCCGTGGGATCCGGTCTCCGCCGCCAAAGGCGACTACAAGCATTTCATGCAGAAGGAGATCTTCGAGCAACCGCGTGCGCTGACCGATGTGTTGCGCGGGCGGATCGATCTCGACCACGGCGCCGTTCTGCTCGATGAACTTGCCTTCGATGAGCAGGAACTGCGGCAACTGGAACGGATCTACGCGGTAGGGTGCGGGACGGCGTGGCACGCGGCGCTGGTGGCGAAGTTCGCCATCGAAACGCTGGCGCGATTGCGCGTTGAGGTGGATTACGGCTCCGAGTTCCGCTACCGCGACCCGCTGATCGGTGAGCGCGCCGCCGTTCTGGCGATCACCCAGAGCGGAGAGACCGTCGATACGCTGGCGGCGATGGAAGAGGCGCGGCGGCAGCGGGCAAAGAGCATCGCCATCGTCAACGCGGTCGGCAGTCAGGCGGCGCGGCTGGCGGATGGCGGAGCGATCTACCTGCACGCCGGTCCTGAAATCGGCGTCGCTTCGACCAAGGCATTCACTACGATGCTGGTGGCGTCCTACCTGCTGGCGCTGCGGCTGGGTGCAGCACGGAGCGTGATCGCTACCGACGAGGTGCGTCGTTACATTCAGGCGCTGATCGAACTTCCCGGCAAGGTCGAGCGTATTCTGGAGCGCCAGGAGATCTACGAGGAACTTGCCGAACGCTACCACAACGCGCGTGATGCACTCTATCTCGGCAGGCAGGTGAACTATCCCGTGGCGCTGGAAGGGGCGCTGAAGCTGAAGGAGATCAGTTACATCCACGCCGAGGGGTATCCGGCTGGCGAAATGAAACACGGTCCAATCGCCCTGATCGACCGCGATCTGCCGGTGGTGTGCATCGCTATGCGCGACAGCGTCTACGAGAAAATGATCTCGAACGTTGAACAGGTTCGGGCGCGCGGCGGGCATGTGATCGCCATTGCCGCCGAAGGTGATGCTTTGATCGCATCGAAAGCGGATTATGTGATCGAAGTGCCGCAGACATTGCCACTGTTGACCCCGGTGCTCACCAGTGTGCCGATGCAACTGCTGGCGTACCATGTCGCCGTGCGTCGTGGTTGCGATGTGGATCAGCCGCGCAATCTGGCGAAGAGTGTGACGGTGGAATGATGGGGGCAACGGAGCGAGGTTGACAATGAACCATGAAGACATCCTGCAGACCGGCGTCCTGGTTCTGGAGTATGGCGAACCGGCGACGCTCGACGATATTGTCCCTTACCTGACGGCGCACTACCACGGGCATCCGCCGTCCCCGGAAGATATTGCATATATGCGCGAACGGTGCCAGCGCGTGTGGAGCGGAACAAGCGGCGACTCCGCTGCCCGGCGACTTGCCGCCGCACTCGATGACGAACTGCGCCAGCGGTACGGATCGCGCTTTCAGGTCGTTCTGGGCGCCCGTCACTGGCATCCGACGGTGGCTGATGCGCTGGCGCACCTCGTCCAAACCGGCATCCAGTACGTGCTTGTATTGCCCCTCAGCCCCGTCGCCTCACAGATGAGTCTGCGCAGTTACCAGGAAACGCTCGAACACGCGCAAACCGAAGTCGCCCAACCGGTGCGCCTGCACCTGATCCCCGACTGGCCCGATCTCCCCGGCTATCGTTCGGCGCTGACGATCAATGCGACCCTTGCGCTGGAACGTCTGCCGGATTGTGATCGCAGTCGAACTGCCCTGCTTGCGATTGCTCACAGTGTCGCCGAAAGCGCGCGCAAACCGGAAACGGAATACCAGTGGCGGCTGCGGCAGACGATGCAACGCCTGGTATCCACGCTCGGCTGCGGCGCCGGATATCTGGCGTACTACGGCGCCGGGGGTCCCGGTCAGTGGCTTGGTCCCGATGTGCTGTCGGCGCTGGATGAGATTGCCCGTGCAGGGCTTCGGCATGTGCTGGCGGTTCCCATCAATACTGTCTACGACAACGTCGAAGTGTGTTACGAACTCGATGTGCGTATGGCGGAGCGCGCCGCCGCGCTTGGGTTGGGGTACGTTCGCGCTGCCATCCCGAATGCTGTGCCAGCGCTCATCGCCGACCTCGCCACGCTCGTCGCGCAGACGGCTGCCGTTTTCCAGAACTGATCCGGGCGATCCGGCAAGGCAAGGGTGCGAAACTGTTCACATCCGGGGTAACACACGCGCCTGTGAGTGAGGACGTCCCGTCCTCGTCGCTTCTATGAGAGCAAGATGCCCTCGCTCCCAGGAGAAATGCGAACACTTACCAGGGCGCTTGTGGCATACTTCCTGCATGCACGACTCGCCAGGCGGCGCTGGAATTACAGTGCAGTACGATGATCTGGAGCATCCTGGCAAGCCAGGAATTACTCGCTTGCATTTTAGCAACACATGTGCTATATTACACGGTAACGGGTTTAAATCAGAGCGCTCGCGGCAGGTATGATATAATGTCCGCTGCCAAACGCCTGTCAGCACGTGGAGTATGCACAATGTCGGACACCAGGATAAAAAAGAAGCGGGTGGTTCGAAATGGGGTTGCCACCTCTAACGTTATCCAATCAGCGCATGTCGGTGGAAATGAGGATGTGTTTCCGCTCATTCTTCAACTACACGTTCCCAGGGGATCGATCGTTGCTGATGTTACATGGGGAAAGGGTGTTTTCTGGAAGAATGTCCCAAAAGATGATTACGACGTTCGAGCGACCGACATTAAGATGGGTGTCGATTGTCGAAATCTGCCGTACCGGGACGGTGAGATTGATTGTGTTGTCCTGGATCCGCCGTATATGGAGAGTTTGCTGCGAAAAAATGTCGATCACTTCGGTGGTTCAGGAACATACGCTGCTTTCAGAGATTCTTATTCCAATGGTAAGGTTGTCGGGGATAGTGAAGCAAAATGGCATGACGCCGTTCTGGATTTATACTACAAAGCTGCGGACGAGGCTTATCGCGTCTTGCGAAAAAGAGGCATTCTTATTGTTAAGTGTCAGGATGAGGTGAGTGCCGGAAAACAGCGACTGACCCATGTTGAAATCATTAACGAGTACGAACGCAAAGGATTTGTGGTTAAAGACTTGTTCGTTGTTGTGCGCAAAAACAGCGCATCTGTGAGTCGTATCGTAAGGCAGCTCCATGCGCGAAAAAATCATTCGTATTTTCTCGTTTTCATAAAGCGATGATTCAAGTCTTGCTCTGCCCAAGGTCTGAATCTGAGAGCAGGCTTAATAAGTCGTATGTCCATCCGCTGACCTCAACAGGGTAAGTTATAGGTTCTTGCGTCGCAAGAAGATACTTCCTTTGTTCTTCAGTGTAGCGATGATATTTCGATTTACTAAGGTCTTTGTTCTTCTTAAAGACAAATTTCCAGCTTCCTGTAAAAGGTTGCACGGTTGACACAAGAATATCATACTCTCCAGCAACATAGCAAGTGGTCTCTATCTCTTCACCGTTTGGCAACTTTACCTTACGACGATCACTGGCGTCGTTTTGAACAACGGCGTGAAATATGCCGTTAACGAGTTTTATCGAATTGGTTTGTAAGCATTTGATCTGAACACTATACCTTCTGCCGTGATATGTAAAGTTCAGGTCGGATTTTGTCTTTTTGTGATCATCATCACGGTGATAGTCCTTTATCCTTAAGTCTTCTCGCAGGTAGCGCATAAATTCGTATTCTGCCACATAGCCATAAACAATGCCCCGAAGACTCGGCGTCTTGATGATTTCCATCAGCACTTCAGGAGTGGCCCAACGAACAGGGTCGAGCACATTTGCAAGAACCTCTTCACGTGTCACGTTTCACCTCCTGGGATGTTGCAAAGAAGTTAGCGTGTGATCGCTCTGGCGCCACAGCATTGCGACGGTATGCTGCAAGATTATATTCGTTTCGCCACGTTCGATGTGTTCGATGAAGGCAGGTTGTCATCCGGCAAGATGCACTGGTGCTTCAGGAGACGCGATCTTCCTCGGAGACGCACCTGGTGAACATGGAGATTGAGAAATAAATCCGGTATGCGCCTTTTGCCGTCGGGCTGATGGAGATTGAGAATATAACCCGCTATACTGAACTAGCCGTGGGGCTAAAGCCCCCGGCTATCCAGGGCGAAGCCCGCCTGCGCGGGCTAGAGCGGATTATTTCTTCAAAGACCATAAGCCCTCGGCTATCCAGGGCGAAGCCCGCCTGCGCGGGCTAGAGCGGGTTATTTCTTCAAAGACCATAATTTCGGTCTACACTCCGCCGGACGCGGGCGCCTCGCGTGACACGGCAGACCTGGACAGGAGTCAACGTATCTGAGAACTGCTATAATTGAGGAGAACAACGCCGGTGACGGCGTTTCACAGTGATTTCTATGATGCAATGCGCCGGAACTATAGAGGAAAAGAATGGCTACAACCACTGCGCGTCGATGGCCCGGTCGGCGCGCTCTCGTCACTGCTGTTGGACTGGTGCTCATCGTGGCAGCGTGCGCCGCAGGCGTGTTTTTCCTTCGTGGCGGGCAACAAACGCCCGTGCGCTCCTACGGATTGGTCAACCCGCGGTTTGACAGACTGATCGCAACGGTGAATGCCACCGGGCAGATCGCCCCCGTTCAGACAGTCAATCTCAGTTTTGCGGTCACCGGGCGGGTCGCTGAGGTGCTGGTGCGTCCCGGCGATCCTGTAGAAAAGGGGCAACCGCTCGCCCGGCTCGATACCCGCGAACTGGAATTGCGCCTGGCGCAGGCGGAAGCGCAACTCGCCCAGGCGCAGGCAAATCTCGACCGGTTGCTCGCCGGTCCGTTGTCTGCGGAGATCGCCGCTGCCGAAGCGCAACTCGCCCAGGCTGCCGGGCAACTGCGGCAGGTCGAAGGAAGCGTGACGGTTGCGGATATGCGCGCTGCCGAGGAACAACTGCGACAGGCGGAGGCGCGTCTCAACCAGTTGCTCAACGGTCCGCGCGAGTCGGACGTGCAGACCGCCGAAGCCCGCATCCGCGAAGCGGAATTGAACCTCGAACGTCAGCGCACGCAGCTGTCCACCGCGAAAACCAATGCCCAGATTCAACTCGAACAGGCGGTCAATCAGTTGACTCAGGCGCAATCGCGCTATTCGACGGCAAAGCAAAACTGGGAGTATGTGCGTGAAACCGGCGCCGACCCGATTGTGCGCACTGTCGCCGATCCGAACCGACCGGGGCAAACGCGCCCGAATATTCTGAACGACTCACAGCGCCAGCAATACTACGATGCCTTTGTCCAGGCGGAGGCAACGTTACGCAGTGCTGAAAATGCCGTTGCTCAGGCGCAGGTGAACTACGACAATGCGCGTCTGGCAGAGGCGAACGGCGTCGAACTCGCCGAGGGGCAACTCGCGGTTGCGCGCGCCAATCGTGATCTCCTCTTTGCCACTCCTGAGCCGGATGTGCTGGCTGCGGCGCGTGCGCAGGTCGCCAGCGCGCGGGCTGCACTCGACCGGATGCGCGGCGATCAGCGCGGCGGTCAGCTTGAAGCCGCGCGCGCCGCCTTCGAAGCCGCAAAGGCGAATCTGGAACGGTTGCGCGCCGATCCACGCCCGGCAGACCTGGCGGCAGCCCGCGCTCAGGTGGACGCTGCGCGAGCGGCGCGCGATCTGGCGCGACTGACGCTCGACGAAGCAGTGCTCAAAGCGCCGTTCAACGGCGTCGTTGCCGAGGTGAACCTGAAAGTCGGCGAAGCGCCGTCGCCGGGACGCCCTGCCATCGTCCTGGCAAACCTGGAACGCTTCTACGTGGACGTAACGGTGGACGAGATCGATATCATCCGGGTGAGCGTCGGTCAACCGGTGACGCTGACACTCGATGCGCTGCCGGAAGTGACCCTTGCGGCGACGGTCGAGACGATTGGACCGCTGGCGCTGCCGCAGGCTGCGGTAACATCGTACCAGGTGCGGATCGGGATTCCCAACACCGATCCGCGCGTGCGCGCCGGGATGTCGGTGGGGGCGGATATCGTCGTTGCGGAGCGCGACAATGTGCTGCTTGTGCCGCGCCGCGCCGTGCGCAGCGACCGCGGTCGTCTGCTGGTTGATGTGGTGCGTGATCCTGGATTGTGTGCGCTGCCGCCGGAGCAACGTCCGGCGCGTCCGGATCTTGAAGCGCGTGAGGTGACGGTCGGCTTGAGCAACGACCAGGTTATCGAAATCGTCAGCGGTCTCGATCCGCAAGCCTGTGTCTATGTCGAAGGGGTGGATCAGCGCTTCACATTCTTTACCGGACCGCCGCGCACGCGCTGACGATCATTCGTCGTTGACCGGTGTGCAACTTTATTGCCCATCTTGACGTACCTCTGGTTGCTGGCATACACTATGACAGGCAGGCATCGGCGGTCGTCGGTGTCATATCACGAAAGGAGCGTTTCCTTCCATGACTTCGTATGAGAGCAACCGTCTAGACCTTCCCGATCCGGTCGTAACAGCGCGGGGACGTGGCGTGACCGGGATGGAGTATCAGATCATCGGCACGACCATGCAGGCAGTCATCCTCGAACTTGACCCCGGCGAGACGGTCTACTCCGAGTCAGGCGCGATGTCCTGGATGTCGGGCAACATCCAGATGGCGACCAACACCCGCGGCGGCGGGCTTGGCGGGATGTTCAAGCGCGCCATCTCCGGCGAGAGCCTGTTCCTCAACGAGTTCACCTCGGTCGGCGGCAAGGGCATCGTCGCCTTCGCATCCGATTTCCCCGGCAAGATCGTGCCGGTCGCGCTTGCCGAAGGGCAGATGATGATCGTCCAGAAGCAGGCGTTCCTCTGCGCCGAGAAGACCGTCGGGCTGGACATTCACTTCCGCAAGCGCCTGGGCGCGGGGTTCTTCGGCGGCGAAGGGTTCATCATGCAGAAGTTGACCGGCCCAGGGATAGCATTCGTCTGTCTGGACGGCGAGATCGTCGAGTATACGCTGGACGCGGGGCAGGTGCTGAAGGTGGACACCGGGCACGTGGCGATGTATGAGCCGACGGTGGAGTTCGACATCGAGATGGTGAAGGGGTTCAAGAACATTCTGCTGGGCGGCGAAGGGTTGTTCCTGACGACGCTGCGCGGACCGGGGCGCGTCTGGTTGCAGACGATGCCGACCGCCAATCTCGCCAAGGCGATTGCGCCGTACATCGTGACGAGTTCATCATAAAGGTAAGGAAAACCGGGGAACCATTGGGCGATGCTTCTGGCGAGAGAAGCATCGTCTTTGTGCTTAACCGGGTCAATCTTCATTGACCACGTGGACGGTTTGGGTGCTTCCCAGTTCAAACAGGATGTAAAGAAAGAGCAATCCTGCCGCGATAATGAGCGCAATCATCCCGAAGAAGGCGAGAAGCGCAGCAACTCCGATCTGTACCAGCGTTATGAGTATGGCGTAGAACAGGTTGGTTTTCCAGATGGTGTATGCTATCAGTCCAACGAAGATGATCCCACCTGTCATCATCAAAATCAGCCCGTTCAGCATATCTCCACCGCTTTTCGTTGCCTCGTCGTACCAGTATGATCCGCCAAAAACAAGCAGAACGGCTGCCAGCATAACAAGGGAGGTTCTGAAAAAATTATAATAAAATCTTTCATCCAGATGCGCCGCAAATTTCAGAATGAGGAATACAATCAGCAGAATAATTGCAATGATAAAAAGAATGCACGCGATAACGCCGAGAATTGACAGTACCAGCATTGTCGTACTCCTTATGTGAACAAGAATGCTTTCCGGGTCGTTGGATGCATTGCTGCATGCGAGGTGCGGTGCGCCGACGTCATAGTGCTAACCGCACGTTGAAGCGGAGTGTCTACGGTCACTGGTGAATAAACAGGAGAATCTGCCCATCATGTAGCCGATTCTGGGATGGAATGCTTCCAGGATCGAGGTGAGTGCGGGCTGATAAAGATTGAGCATTAAATCCGGTGTAGAGAACTGGCCGTGGAGCTGATGGAGATTGAGAATATAAACCGGTATGCGCCTCGCGCCGTGGGGCTGATGAAGATTGAGCATTATAGCAGTTCTCAAATACGTTGACCCTCGTCCGGGTCTGCCGTGTCGCGCGAGACGCCCGCTTCCGGCGGAGTGTAGACCGAAATTCATTTCGGTCGCCGCGTGGGGGCGCGATTCCGAGGAGTGTTCAACCCTGTCCAACAGGTTCAACCTTTGTGAGAACTGCTCTAAATTCGCTCTACCGCACGAGCCGTCGGGCTAATGAAGATTGAGAATTTATTCCGCTATCCCGCGCTAGCCGTGGGGCTGATGGAGATTGAAAATTAAATCCGCTCTACTGCGCTAGCCGTGGGGCTGAAGCCCTCGGCTAGCCAGGGCGAAGCCCGCCTGCGCGGGCTATATCGGATTTATTTATTCAAAGACCATAAGCCCTCGGCTAGCCAGGGCGAAGCCCGCCTGCGCGGGCTATACCGGATTATTTATTCAAAGACCATAAGCCCTCGGCCAGACGAGGCGAAGCCCGCCTGCGCGGGCTATGGCAGATTATTTAAGACCATAAGCCCTCGGCCAGATGAGGCAAAGCCCGCCTGCGCGGGCGAGAGCGGAGTAATTGCTCAACAACCATGAGCCTGCATAAGGCACGCGCTGTCCTGACGAATTTCTGAAAACTCAACGGCTTCACCGAACCCGGGACAGTTGCTGTGCATAACCATCAGCAGATAGCGAGCCTCTGTGCTATACTTAACACGCAATGGCATTTGCCAGAGGAAGCATTCCCCGAGGACAGAGCACATGAGACTCGAACGGTTTACCGAGAAGGCGCAGGAAGCGTTTCAGGATGCGCAGGAAATCATGCACGATCAGCACCACACCCAGCTGGACGTTGAGCATATTTTCCTGGCGATGTTGCGGCAGCGCGACGGGCTGACCGCGCGTGCAATCGCGCGTCTTGGCGTGGATGCCGACATGGTCGCGCGGCGCGTCGAGCACGAGCTTGAAAAATCGCCCAAAGTGTACGGTCAGTACGGGTATGGCAATCAGGTATACATTACGCCGCGCACGCAACGCCTGGTCAAGCGCGCCGAGGAAGAAGCCAATCGTCTGAATGACCAGTATGTCGGCATTGAACATCTGCTGATTGCGATCAGCGGCGAGCGCGAAGGGGCGTCATCGCGCATTCTGAACAGTTTCGGCATCGATCAGGAACGCATTTATCAGGCGCTGATGGATATTCGCGGGCATCAGCGTGCCGATAACCCCAGCGCTGAGGCGCGTTATGAGGCGCTCTCGAAATACTCCATCGACCTGACCGACCTCGCGGCGCAGGGGAAACTCGATCCGGTGATCGGTCGCGATGCCGAAATCACGCGCGTTATCCGCATTCTCTGCCGTCGCACGAAGAATAATCCTGTCCTCGTCGGCGAAACCGGCGTCGGCAAAACGGCGATTGCCGAGGGTCTGGCGCAGCGTATCGCCAGCGGCGATGTGCCGCTGCCGTTGAAGAACCGCAGGTTGCTGGCGCTCGATCTGGCAGGGATGGTTGCCGGCTCGAAGTTCCGCGGCGAGTTCGAGGAGCGCCTCAAGGCGGTGATGGACGAGGTGCGCAGCAGCGAGGGACAGATCATCCTGTTCATCGACGAACTGCACACCGTGGTCGGCGCAGGCGCTGCGGTCGGATCGATCGATGCCTCGAATATGCTGAAGCCGGCGCTCTCGCGCGGCGAAGTTCAGGTGATCGGCGCCACCACCATCGATGAGTATCGCAAGCACGTTGAAAAGGATGCGGCGCTTGAACGGCGCTTCAGCCCGGTGTTCGTGGAAGAACCCGACGTTG
Encoded here:
- a CDS encoding efflux RND transporter periplasmic adaptor subunit — protein: MATTTARRWPGRRALVTAVGLVLIVAACAAGVFFLRGGQQTPVRSYGLVNPRFDRLIATVNATGQIAPVQTVNLSFAVTGRVAEVLVRPGDPVEKGQPLARLDTRELELRLAQAEAQLAQAQANLDRLLAGPLSAEIAAAEAQLAQAAGQLRQVEGSVTVADMRAAEEQLRQAEARLNQLLNGPRESDVQTAEARIREAELNLERQRTQLSTAKTNAQIQLEQAVNQLTQAQSRYSTAKQNWEYVRETGADPIVRTVADPNRPGQTRPNILNDSQRQQYYDAFVQAEATLRSAENAVAQAQVNYDNARLAEANGVELAEGQLAVARANRDLLFATPEPDVLAAARAQVASARAALDRMRGDQRGGQLEAARAAFEAAKANLERLRADPRPADLAAARAQVDAARAARDLARLTLDEAVLKAPFNGVVAEVNLKVGEAPSPGRPAIVLANLERFYVDVTVDEIDIIRVSVGQPVTLTLDALPEVTLAATVETIGPLALPQAAVTSYQVRIGIPNTDPRVRAGMSVGADIVVAERDNVLLVPRRAVRSDRGRLLVDVVRDPGLCALPPEQRPARPDLEAREVTVGLSNDQVIEIVSGLDPQACVYVEGVDQRFTFFTGPPRTR
- a CDS encoding TIGR00266 family protein, whose amino-acid sequence is MTSYESNRLDLPDPVVTARGRGVTGMEYQIIGTTMQAVILELDPGETVYSESGAMSWMSGNIQMATNTRGGGLGGMFKRAISGESLFLNEFTSVGGKGIVAFASDFPGKIVPVALAEGQMMIVQKQAFLCAEKTVGLDIHFRKRLGAGFFGGEGFIMQKLTGPGIAFVCLDGEIVEYTLDAGQVLKVDTGHVAMYEPTVEFDIEMVKGFKNILLGGEGLFLTTLRGPGRVWLQTMPTANLAKAIAPYIVTSSS